A single Dunckerocampus dactyliophorus isolate RoL2022-P2 chromosome 2, RoL_Ddac_1.1, whole genome shotgun sequence DNA region contains:
- the kin gene encoding DNA/RNA-binding protein KIN17 isoform X2, translating to MGKADFLSPKAISNRIKSKGLQKLRWYCQMCQKQCRDENGFKCHCMSESHQRQLLLASENPRKFMDFFSHEFKSGFVELLRRRFGTKRVHNNIVYNEYISDREHIHMNATRWETLTDFTKWLGRQGLCKVDETPKGWYVQYIDRDPETIRRQEELARRKKHELDDEERSAKFIEEQVRRGRNAKEEEEDPVYTELKRENEEEKIAFNLGAAAALAGPSTSSSLVASSALKKASSSSSVKRKDTSLVTEARDKKKKSALEQIIEMEERKKKQQQQPPRTEHWLEPGIVVKVVTKRLGDKYHKKKAVIMEKYTAVVKMVDSGDKLKLDQNHVETVIPAPGKRVRILNGSHRDTEAVLEGIDEKNFCAMLTLDSGPHKGKRVDVAYEDFSKLA from the exons AGGCGATAAGCAACCGGATCAAATCAAAAGGTCTCCAGAAGTTGAGGTGGTATTGTCAAATGTGCCAAAAACAATGCCGCGATGAG AACGGCTTCAAGTGTCACTGCATGTCCGAGTCCCACCAGCGGCAGCTGCTGCTCGCCTCGGAGAACCCGCGCAAGTTTATGGACTTCTTCTCACA TGAGTTCAAAAGTGGATTTGTGGAGCTGCTGCGAAGACGTTTTG ggacCAAGCGCGTGCACAACAACATAGTGTACAACGAGTACATCAGCGACCGCGagcacattcacatgaacgccaCGCGCTGGGAGACGCTCACGGACTTCACCAAGTGGCTGGGCAGACAAG GTTTGTGCAAGGTGGACGAGACTCCCAAAGGCTGGTACGTCCAGTACATCGATCGCGACCCCGAGACCATCcgccgccaggaggagctggccAGGAGGAAGAAGCACGAGCTGGACGACGAGGAGAGGAGCGCCAAGTTCATCGAGGAGCAGGTCCGCCGGGGCCGCAACgccaaggaggaggag GAAGATCCTGTTTACACCGAGCTGAAGCGAGagaatgaagaggaaaaaa TTGCTTTCAACCTGGGTGCTGCTGCAGCGTTAGCTGGTCCTTCCACATCAAG TTCCCTGGTGGCCTCCAGCGCTCTGAAGAAGGCGTCCTCATCCTCATCGGTGAAGAGGAAAGACACGTCCTTGGTAACGGAGGCCagggacaagaagaagaagtctGCCCTGGAGCAGATCATAGAG atggaggagaggaagaagaagcagcagcagcagccgccgAGGACCGAGCACTGGCTGGAGCCCGGCATCGTCGTCAAGGTGGTCACCAAGCGGCTGGGAGACAAGTACCATAAGAAGAAGGCCGTCATCATG GAGAAATACACGGCGGTGGTGAAGATGGTGGATTCGGGGGACAAACTGAAGCTGGACCAGAACCACGTGGAGACGGTCATACCTGCGCCAG GAAAACGCGTGAGGATCCTCAACGGAAGCCACCGAGACACCGAGGCCGTGTTGGAGGGGATCGACGAGAAGAACTTCTGTGCTATGCTCACGCTGGATTCC GGTCCGCACAAGGGCAAGCGAGTGGACGTGGCCTACGAGGACTTCTCTAAACTGGCTTGA
- the kin gene encoding DNA/RNA-binding protein KIN17 isoform X1, which produces MGKADFLSPKAISNRIKSKGLQKLRWYCQMCQKQCRDENGFKCHCMSESHQRQLLLASENPRKFMDFFSHEFKSGFVELLRRRFGTKRVHNNIVYNEYISDREHIHMNATRWETLTDFTKWLGRQGLCKVDETPKGWYVQYIDRDPETIRRQEELARRKKHELDDEERSAKFIEEQVRRGRNAKEEEEDPVYTELKRENEEEKIAFNLGAAAALAGPSTSSSLVASSALKKASSSSSVKRKDTSLVTEARDKKKKSALEQIIEMEERKKKQQQQPPRTEHWLEPGIVVKVVTKRLGDKYHKKKAVIMEVQEKYTAVVKMVDSGDKLKLDQNHVETVIPAPGKRVRILNGSHRDTEAVLEGIDEKNFCAMLTLDSGPHKGKRVDVAYEDFSKLA; this is translated from the exons AGGCGATAAGCAACCGGATCAAATCAAAAGGTCTCCAGAAGTTGAGGTGGTATTGTCAAATGTGCCAAAAACAATGCCGCGATGAG AACGGCTTCAAGTGTCACTGCATGTCCGAGTCCCACCAGCGGCAGCTGCTGCTCGCCTCGGAGAACCCGCGCAAGTTTATGGACTTCTTCTCACA TGAGTTCAAAAGTGGATTTGTGGAGCTGCTGCGAAGACGTTTTG ggacCAAGCGCGTGCACAACAACATAGTGTACAACGAGTACATCAGCGACCGCGagcacattcacatgaacgccaCGCGCTGGGAGACGCTCACGGACTTCACCAAGTGGCTGGGCAGACAAG GTTTGTGCAAGGTGGACGAGACTCCCAAAGGCTGGTACGTCCAGTACATCGATCGCGACCCCGAGACCATCcgccgccaggaggagctggccAGGAGGAAGAAGCACGAGCTGGACGACGAGGAGAGGAGCGCCAAGTTCATCGAGGAGCAGGTCCGCCGGGGCCGCAACgccaaggaggaggag GAAGATCCTGTTTACACCGAGCTGAAGCGAGagaatgaagaggaaaaaa TTGCTTTCAACCTGGGTGCTGCTGCAGCGTTAGCTGGTCCTTCCACATCAAG TTCCCTGGTGGCCTCCAGCGCTCTGAAGAAGGCGTCCTCATCCTCATCGGTGAAGAGGAAAGACACGTCCTTGGTAACGGAGGCCagggacaagaagaagaagtctGCCCTGGAGCAGATCATAGAG atggaggagaggaagaagaagcagcagcagcagccgccgAGGACCGAGCACTGGCTGGAGCCCGGCATCGTCGTCAAGGTGGTCACCAAGCGGCTGGGAGACAAGTACCATAAGAAGAAGGCCGTCATCATG GAAGTGCAGGAGAAATACACGGCGGTGGTGAAGATGGTGGATTCGGGGGACAAACTGAAGCTGGACCAGAACCACGTGGAGACGGTCATACCTGCGCCAG GAAAACGCGTGAGGATCCTCAACGGAAGCCACCGAGACACCGAGGCCGTGTTGGAGGGGATCGACGAGAAGAACTTCTGTGCTATGCTCACGCTGGATTCC GGTCCGCACAAGGGCAAGCGAGTGGACGTGGCCTACGAGGACTTCTCTAAACTGGCTTGA